In Amaranthus tricolor cultivar Red isolate AtriRed21 chromosome 3, ASM2621246v1, whole genome shotgun sequence, a single window of DNA contains:
- the LOC130807839 gene encoding mediator of RNA polymerase II transcription subunit 30 isoform X2, translated as MDDSGMAIESLKSTKELAAEGQKRLEETVDAAFKILAAMNDELCNPSLWSTTTSSGIIPDGSTANAITSNGHSEGSNGDLSSDSAHHFDMGGGALDQARLRFKSSVASLRAVLNAMPQYQKEDVSGSTSQEDEAEIGKLQEQASNLRMDLANKNKHLKHLIDQFRNLITDIATWQSPCSIVR; from the exons ATGGACGACAGCGGAATGGCAATTGAAAGCCTAAAATCAACTAAGGAGCTTGCAGCAGAGGGTCAGAAGCGTCTAGAAGAGACAGTTGATGCGGCGTTTAAGATCCTAGCTGCAATGAATGATGAACTGTGCAATCCATCCTTGTGGTCCACGACTACCTCGTCTGGCATTATTCCTGATGGTAGTACTGCAAATGCCATCACTTCTAATGGGCACAGTGAAGGTTCAAATGGTGATCTTTCATCAGATTCAGCCCACCACTTCGATATGGGTGGTGGTGCCCTTGACCAAGCACGTCTTCGTTTTAAGTCGTCTGTAGCTTCTCTTCGTGCTGTTCTCAATGCAATGCCTCAGTACCAAAAG GAAGATGTGAGTGGTTCCACATCACAGGAAGATGAAGCCGAAATCGGGAAGTTACAGGAGCAAGCTTCTAATTTGAGAATG GATCTTGCAAATAAGAATAAACACCTGAAGCATCTCATAGATCAGTTTCGCAATCTTATCACCGATATAGCAACTTGGCAAAGTCCTTGTTCGATTGTGAGATAG
- the LOC130807839 gene encoding mediator of RNA polymerase II transcription subunit 30 isoform X1, whose product MMKMLLKSLSDEEFVQAIIFCFDEHPSLRDLISSLKTRTVMDDSGMAIESLKSTKELAAEGQKRLEETVDAAFKILAAMNDELCNPSLWSTTTSSGIIPDGSTANAITSNGHSEGSNGDLSSDSAHHFDMGGGALDQARLRFKSSVASLRAVLNAMPQYQKEDVSGSTSQEDEAEIGKLQEQASNLRMDLANKNKHLKHLIDQFRNLITDIATWQSPCSIVR is encoded by the exons ATGATGAAGATGTTGTTGAAGAGTCTAAGTGATGAAGAATTTGTTCAA gccataattttttgttttgatgaaCATCCAAGTCTCCGAGACTTGATTTCATCTCTGAAAACACGAACAGTAATGGACGACAGCGGAATGGCAATTGAAAGCCTAAAATCAACTAAGGAGCTTGCAGCAGAGGGTCAGAAGCGTCTAGAAGAGACAGTTGATGCGGCGTTTAAGATCCTAGCTGCAATGAATGATGAACTGTGCAATCCATCCTTGTGGTCCACGACTACCTCGTCTGGCATTATTCCTGATGGTAGTACTGCAAATGCCATCACTTCTAATGGGCACAGTGAAGGTTCAAATGGTGATCTTTCATCAGATTCAGCCCACCACTTCGATATGGGTGGTGGTGCCCTTGACCAAGCACGTCTTCGTTTTAAGTCGTCTGTAGCTTCTCTTCGTGCTGTTCTCAATGCAATGCCTCAGTACCAAAAG GAAGATGTGAGTGGTTCCACATCACAGGAAGATGAAGCCGAAATCGGGAAGTTACAGGAGCAAGCTTCTAATTTGAGAATG GATCTTGCAAATAAGAATAAACACCTGAAGCATCTCATAGATCAGTTTCGCAATCTTATCACCGATATAGCAACTTGGCAAAGTCCTTGTTCGATTGTGAGATAG